A part of Rhinoderma darwinii isolate aRhiDar2 chromosome 1, aRhiDar2.hap1, whole genome shotgun sequence genomic DNA contains:
- the RXFP3 gene encoding relaxin-3 receptor 1, translating into MGFNCSVAAIMQEADQSDLLGMFPLFFEEKQFNRSNESLQDFFRGFNFEKSDIIGDSSAIVRIMISIVYSVVCALGLVGNVLVLYLMKTKQGWKKSSINLFVTSLAVTDFQFVLTLPFWAVENALDFSWLFGKAMCKIVSYVTAMNMYASVFFLTAMSVARYYSVASALKSKRRPIGCSAKWVSVLIWVSAIVASLPNAIFSTTATVSSEVLCLVKFPVNNGNAQFWLGLYHAQKVLLGFVIPLAIITICYLLLVRFISDRNVSSSSTKRRSKVTKSVTIVVLSFFLCWLPNHALTTWGILIKLNVVQFGYEYFTTQAYIFPITVCLAHSNSCLNPILYCLMRREFRKALKNLFWRMTSPSLTNMRPFTATTKPEQDEQGHGMVPLNPVEPDVICYPPGAVIYNGRYDLLPSSSTEQRY; encoded by the coding sequence ATGGGATTTAACTGCTCAGTAGCAGCGATCATGCAGGAGGCAGATCAGAGCGATCTGCTGGGGATGTTTCCACTTTTCTTTGAGGAGAAGCAATTTAACAGGAGCAATGAATCCCTACAAGACTTCTTCAGGGGCTTTAACTTTGAGAAATCTGATATCATTGGAGACAGCTCGGCCATAGTAAGGATCATGATTTCCATCGTGTACTCTGTGGTGTGCGCTCTTGGACTAGTAGGTAACGTCCTTGTATTGTATCTTATGAAGACCAAGCAAGGATGGAAGAAATCTTCTATTAACCTCTTCGTGACTAGCCTGGCAGTCACAGATTTCCAGTTTGTATTGACTTTACCCTTCTGGGCTGTGGAAAATGCCCTGGACTTCAGCTGGTTGTTCGGAAAAGCCATGTGCAAAATTGTGTCCTATGTGACTGCCATGAACATGTATGCCAGTGTGTTCTTTCTCACGGCTATGAGTGTGGCCAGGTATTACTCTGTGGCTTCAGCGCTGAAATCAAAGCGCAGACCTATAGGATGCTCGGCTAAGTGGGTGAGTGTCTTGATCTGGGTCTCCGCAATTGTTGCATCTTTGCCCAATGCCATTTTCTCTACGACTGCAACTGTCTCCAGTGAGGTCCTCTGCTTGGTCAAGTTTCCAGTCAATAATGGCAATGCCCAGTTCTGGTTGGGGCTCTACCATGCACAGAAGGTTCTTCTGGGGTTTGTCATCCCTTTAGCCATCATAACGATTTGTTACCTACTTCTGGTTCGTTTTATCAGTGATAGAAATGTaagttcttccagtaccaagaggAGGTCTAAGGTGACCAAGTCAGTGACTATTGTTGTCTTGTCCTTCTTTCTATGTTGGCTACCCAACCATGCCTTGACTACATGGGGGATCCTGATCAAGCTGAATGTTGTCCAGTTTGGTTATGAGTATTTCACCACTCAGGCATACATTTTCCCCATCACCGTTTGCTTGGCACACTCCAATAGTTGCCTGAACCCCATTCTTTATTGCTTGATGCGCAGGGAGTTTCGCAAAGCCTTGAAGAACCTCTTCTGGAGGATGACTTCTCCTTCACTTACAAACATGCGACCCTTCACTGCTACCACCAAACCAGAGCAGGATGAGCAAGGTCATGGCATGGTGCCCCTCAACCCTGTTGAACCTGATGTTATATGTTACCCTCCTGGAGCTGTGATATACAATGGCAGATATGACCTCCTACCAAGCAGCTCTACAGAACAGCGCTACTAA